The following proteins are encoded in a genomic region of Sorangiineae bacterium MSr12523:
- a CDS encoding sigma 54-interacting transcriptional regulator, with amino-acid sequence MKAGPSARLVVARGPDAGTQAIIHEQVKTVGRSREAHLVLSDRSVSRHHFHVHATQGGAYVRVCDGATPLLVHDREVFEAEVGIGEPIVVGETVIVVAGTSGEAELPSIHDYHGTTINLPALLSGQATDVRGLAAVFALNSAIGGAVSVAELEAALDGWAKGQLGCDDAKILAVNRPPPSAGEVEPVPEAQADRNGTTIFVPTHGAPTGWLAFTTRVPVDQVKDSLRRLLVIAAALCSSRFAQIATLHQVQDERETYRRQAVGSARAFLGASASAEEVVRMIPRLAVSDATVLLLGETGAGKSFVARLIHESGPRKTEPFRALNCAAIPENLIESELFGHSRGAFTGAVASKAGAFEAAERGTLFLDEIGELPLASQAKLLHVLEAKQFERLGSTKSIPMQARILAATNRDLEEMIANGSFRQDLYFRISVIKTTVPSLRERGDDVILLAEQILGDFAASSGRRITGFSPEALEAIRRYPWPGNVRELRNVIEHALVLGDGPVIDVTDFPLVVARAAAVHFEAPRDARATHIELPMNEERLQEMNREAALRSSGGNKTRAAALLGIRRARLYPNKK; translated from the coding sequence GTGAAAGCTGGTCCAAGTGCACGTTTGGTGGTGGCCCGCGGCCCGGATGCCGGAACGCAGGCTATCATTCATGAGCAGGTAAAGACGGTCGGGAGGTCGCGCGAGGCCCACCTCGTACTCAGCGACCGCAGTGTGTCGCGACATCACTTCCACGTGCACGCAACGCAGGGTGGCGCCTACGTGCGCGTCTGCGACGGTGCGACCCCCCTCCTCGTACACGATCGCGAGGTGTTCGAGGCGGAAGTTGGAATCGGTGAGCCCATCGTCGTGGGTGAAACGGTGATCGTCGTGGCCGGCACCTCGGGTGAAGCCGAGCTCCCGAGCATCCACGACTACCACGGGACGACGATCAACCTGCCCGCCCTGCTCAGCGGCCAGGCCACCGACGTGCGAGGCCTCGCAGCCGTATTCGCGCTCAACAGCGCCATCGGCGGCGCAGTCAGCGTTGCGGAGCTCGAGGCGGCCCTCGACGGCTGGGCCAAGGGACAACTTGGTTGCGACGACGCGAAAATCTTGGCCGTGAACCGACCGCCACCGTCCGCCGGCGAGGTGGAGCCCGTTCCGGAGGCGCAGGCGGACAGGAATGGGACGACCATCTTCGTCCCCACCCACGGGGCGCCGACAGGTTGGCTCGCATTCACGACGCGCGTGCCCGTCGACCAGGTGAAGGATTCCCTACGTCGACTACTCGTCATCGCAGCGGCCCTTTGCTCCTCGCGATTCGCACAAATTGCAACGCTGCATCAAGTTCAAGACGAGCGTGAAACCTACCGCCGCCAAGCCGTCGGCAGCGCGCGGGCGTTTCTCGGAGCATCAGCCAGCGCGGAGGAGGTCGTCCGCATGATTCCGAGACTCGCAGTCTCGGATGCCACCGTTCTCTTGCTGGGCGAGACCGGTGCAGGCAAAAGCTTCGTCGCACGGCTCATTCACGAATCGGGTCCTCGCAAGACGGAACCGTTTCGAGCGCTCAACTGTGCAGCCATTCCGGAGAACCTGATCGAAAGCGAATTGTTCGGCCATAGCCGCGGCGCATTCACGGGCGCCGTCGCCTCCAAGGCCGGCGCATTCGAGGCCGCCGAACGCGGCACGCTTTTCTTGGACGAAATTGGCGAATTGCCCCTCGCGAGCCAGGCCAAATTGCTTCACGTATTGGAAGCGAAACAATTCGAGCGCCTCGGCTCGACGAAGTCGATTCCCATGCAGGCGCGAATTTTGGCCGCCACGAACCGCGATCTCGAAGAGATGATCGCGAATGGCAGCTTCCGCCAAGATTTGTATTTCCGTATCTCCGTCATCAAGACCACCGTTCCGTCCCTGCGCGAGCGCGGCGACGACGTCATCCTTCTCGCCGAGCAGATCCTGGGCGACTTCGCCGCCAGCAGCGGCCGCCGCATCACGGGATTCTCGCCCGAGGCCCTCGAGGCCATTCGTCGCTACCCCTGGCCGGGCAACGTCCGCGAACTGCGCAATGTCATCGAGCACGCCCTCGTCCTGGGAGATGGCCCCGTCATCGACGTCACGGACTTTCCCCTGGTGGTCGCCCGGGCTGCGGCCGTCCATTTCGAAGCGCCGCGTGACGCCCGAGCGACGC
- a CDS encoding serine/threonine protein kinase, whose product MPTPPSRSASSHRALARIGTIVQKCRIERVIGMGGMAVVYAATRDDGVRVAIKFLLEHARDNPDMVRLLRREANVANQVGHPGAVPVLDCNVDEEGCVFLIMPLLEGESVRARWERAAFRMPLMEVGALVSDVLDVLASAHVREIVHCDIKPENLFIASEGDTRVLDFGIARRTDRDGSATATGQMIGTPAFMSPEQVLGTRDKLGPASDCWAVGATIFSLLSGELVHGAEGPSAQIAAVATQRARSIGDVLPSLPPSVVRFIDKALAFEAKDRWPSAREMREAWHAAVEGAFGEPVDDLTMRVRAQFAAELSQEVEATRVNRAPSTEKPKSTIPTSRSSWHRFVHPDIEARARIPQLFGGMTDSANRVLAELGLGQFTEAGWFIPDTRLWWPMDRHVAATHALIEAVGPIKGMDIGKRAEKFVDLPPDPMMHNIYATLEAIDVAYHLNHRRNGEPLFDIESGRMVEGIGHYHYRGKGDTDLSIVMECENPYPCEMDHGIILGFARRFQPLAVVEHVPGRCRKDGADSCVYHVSWW is encoded by the coding sequence ATGCCGACGCCGCCTTCCCGTTCCGCGAGTTCTCACCGTGCGCTCGCACGCATTGGGACAATCGTCCAGAAATGCCGCATCGAGCGGGTGATCGGGATGGGCGGCATGGCCGTTGTGTACGCTGCGACACGGGACGACGGAGTGCGCGTCGCGATTAAGTTTCTTCTCGAGCACGCTCGCGACAACCCGGACATGGTGCGGCTGCTTCGTAGGGAGGCGAACGTGGCCAACCAAGTCGGGCATCCTGGCGCGGTACCGGTGCTGGACTGCAACGTGGACGAGGAGGGCTGCGTGTTCCTCATCATGCCGTTGCTCGAGGGTGAGAGCGTGCGTGCACGGTGGGAGCGTGCGGCCTTTCGCATGCCGCTCATGGAAGTCGGGGCGCTTGTGTCAGATGTGCTCGACGTGCTCGCGAGTGCGCATGTGCGCGAGATCGTTCACTGCGATATAAAGCCGGAGAATCTCTTCATTGCTTCGGAGGGCGATACGCGTGTGCTGGACTTCGGGATCGCCCGGCGCACCGATCGCGATGGAAGTGCCACAGCGACGGGTCAGATGATCGGCACGCCCGCGTTCATGTCGCCCGAGCAGGTTCTCGGAACGCGCGATAAACTTGGTCCCGCAAGCGATTGCTGGGCCGTCGGAGCGACCATCTTCTCGCTGCTGTCCGGTGAGCTCGTCCATGGCGCGGAAGGTCCATCCGCGCAGATTGCCGCCGTCGCAACGCAACGCGCGCGCTCAATTGGCGATGTGCTCCCGAGCCTTCCGCCATCCGTGGTGCGGTTCATCGACAAGGCCCTGGCGTTCGAGGCGAAAGACCGGTGGCCATCGGCGCGTGAGATGCGCGAAGCATGGCACGCGGCTGTGGAAGGTGCCTTCGGGGAGCCCGTCGATGACCTCACCATGCGCGTTCGCGCGCAGTTCGCTGCCGAGTTGTCACAGGAGGTGGAAGCGACTCGCGTCAACCGTGCGCCTTCGACGGAAAAACCAAAATCGACGATTCCGACGTCACGTTCTAGCTGGCACAGATTCGTGCATCCGGACATCGAAGCGAGGGCACGCATCCCGCAGCTTTTCGGCGGGATGACCGACTCCGCCAATCGGGTCTTAGCCGAGCTCGGCCTCGGTCAATTTACCGAGGCGGGGTGGTTCATTCCCGATACGCGATTGTGGTGGCCCATGGATCGTCACGTCGCCGCGACCCACGCGCTCATCGAGGCCGTCGGTCCCATCAAAGGGATGGACATCGGCAAGCGGGCCGAGAAATTCGTCGATCTCCCGCCGGATCCGATGATGCACAACATCTACGCGACCTTGGAAGCCATCGATGTGGCTTACCATCTCAATCATCGAAGAAACGGTGAGCCGTTGTTCGATATCGAATCAGGTCGCATGGTCGAAGGTATTGGGCATTACCATTACCGAGGAAAAGGCGACACCGATCTATCCATCGTGATGGAGTGCGAAAATCCGTATCCCTGCGAGATGGACCACGGCATCATTCTGGGCTTTGCCCGACGCTTCCAGCCGCTCGCCGTCGTGGAACACGTCCCGGGTCGCTGCCGCAAAGACGGGGCCGATAGCTGCGTCTACCACGTCAGCTGGTGGTGA
- a CDS encoding sigma 54-interacting transcriptional regulator: MSRQPFHLHELGRDVYARVGNGTTPHLPSLLSKPTADVRELAAVFALNRAIGGANTVTELETAVAGWAKTQLGCDDAKFLDMEAAWPNGRDQEAVLEVRTGADGGTIFVPAHGASAGWMSFTTSAPVDGAKDSLCELLVLAGAICGARWAQIAKLRVVQEESDTFRRQAIGSARAFLGTSAGAEEIAHAIPRLAISDAAVLLLGEVGVGKRFVARLIHESGPRKNEPLRIVNCAAIVENGKESGFKTAERGTLLLDGVGELPLASQDQLLHLLEAKELDARVLATSHRDLEERIAAGAFRGDLYSRISGFKIEIPPLRERRDDIALLATRMLTDLAESSGRRVRGFSPAALESLQRYPWPGNVRELRNAIERALALGNGARIEASELPAVLGDENDGGWVELPMNEDRLNERNREAALRRCAGNKTRAAALLGIRRARLYKK; encoded by the coding sequence GTGTCGCGACAACCCTTCCACCTTCACGAACTGGGACGCGATGTGTATGCGCGCGTCGGCAATGGAACGACCCCGCACCTGCCTTCCCTTCTGAGCAAACCGACCGCCGATGTTCGCGAGTTGGCGGCAGTGTTTGCGCTGAATCGGGCCATTGGGGGCGCGAACACCGTCACAGAACTCGAGACGGCGGTCGCCGGCTGGGCAAAAACGCAACTCGGTTGCGACGATGCGAAATTCCTCGATATGGAAGCGGCATGGCCAAACGGACGCGACCAGGAGGCCGTCTTGGAGGTGCGGACAGGAGCGGATGGCGGGACCATCTTCGTCCCCGCGCACGGTGCGTCCGCAGGTTGGATGTCCTTTACGACGAGCGCGCCCGTCGATGGGGCGAAGGATTCACTTTGCGAACTGCTCGTCCTCGCAGGCGCCATCTGCGGGGCGCGCTGGGCGCAAATTGCAAAGCTTCGCGTGGTGCAGGAGGAGAGCGACACCTTTCGACGGCAAGCCATTGGCAGCGCGCGCGCATTCTTGGGAACGTCGGCGGGGGCCGAAGAAATCGCCCACGCGATTCCGAGGCTCGCCATCTCGGATGCGGCCGTGCTATTGCTCGGCGAAGTCGGCGTTGGAAAGCGCTTCGTCGCGCGTTTGATTCACGAATCGGGGCCCCGCAAGAACGAGCCACTTCGCATCGTGAATTGCGCCGCCATCGTCGAAAATGGAAAAGAGAGCGGTTTCAAGACCGCGGAACGAGGCACGCTTCTTCTCGACGGAGTTGGCGAATTGCCGCTGGCCAGCCAGGACCAACTTCTTCACCTTCTGGAGGCCAAGGAGCTCGATGCGCGTGTCCTCGCAACGAGCCACCGCGACTTGGAGGAGAGGATCGCGGCGGGCGCATTTCGTGGTGATCTGTATTCGCGCATCTCCGGCTTCAAAATCGAGATTCCCCCCCTGCGTGAACGCCGCGACGATATCGCGCTGCTCGCCACGCGGATGTTGACGGATCTCGCCGAGAGCAGCGGACGCCGCGTACGAGGCTTCTCGCCGGCGGCCTTGGAAAGCTTGCAGCGCTACCCGTGGCCGGGCAACGTCCGCGAGCTGCGCAACGCCATCGAGCGCGCCCTCGCCTTGGGGAACGGTGCGCGCATCGAGGCCAGCGAGCTGCCGGCTGTGCTGGGCGACGAGAACGACGGAGGCTGGGTCGAGCTGCCAATGAACGAGGATCGCCTCAACGAGCGAAACCGCGAGGCGGCCCTGCGCCGATGCGCGGGAAACAAGACGCGCGCCGCGGCGCTGCTCGGCATCCGACGGGCGCGGCTCTACAAGAAATAA
- a CDS encoding serine/threonine protein kinase, with protein sequence MSVFSRSQRALARIGTVVHKCRIERLIGIGGMAAVYAATRDDGQHVAIKFLLERFHEDANMVRLFSQEANVANQVQHRGAVPVLDCSVDEEGCAFLIMPLLDGETVRARWERCDQRMPLAEVGVIVSDTLDVLASAHARGIVHRDIKPDNLFIVSDGELRVLDFGIARRSDRDGSVTLTGHMIGTPAFMSPEQAIGDRRAVGPASDAWSVGATMFTLLSGQFVHETESSAGQLAAAATRQARSLGDVAPHLPLSIARFVDKALAFDPKDRWPSAHSMREGLHASLEGILNEPMATIASRVHAKFAADLAHQTEATYAKQSLRQQDLKSHVRTPVRPWMRFVHSDLEVSAYLPKFFGAMTGTASRILADHGLGQFADTGWFVPDTRPWWPMEPYVLVLHELMDAVGPIKAIDIGKQKVQYVHLPPDLGVHDIHAMMAAVDAAYHLNHRRNGEPLFDIASGRMVDIIGHYHYRGRFDTEQSIAMECENPYPCELDLGILLGFARRFEPRAVVEHAPGPCRKEGAESCTYHVTWW encoded by the coding sequence ATGTCAGTGTTTTCTCGCTCGCAGCGTGCACTCGCACGCATTGGAACGGTGGTCCACAAGTGCCGAATCGAGCGGCTGATCGGCATTGGCGGAATGGCCGCGGTCTATGCGGCGACCCGAGACGATGGCCAGCACGTGGCGATCAAGTTCCTCCTGGAGCGCTTTCACGAAGACGCCAATATGGTGCGGCTCTTCAGCCAAGAGGCCAATGTCGCCAACCAGGTGCAGCATCGCGGTGCCGTGCCGGTGCTCGATTGCAGCGTGGATGAAGAGGGCTGCGCGTTCCTCATCATGCCGCTGCTGGACGGCGAAACGGTGCGTGCGCGATGGGAGCGCTGCGACCAGCGCATGCCGCTGGCCGAGGTCGGTGTGATCGTGTCGGATACGCTCGACGTGCTCGCGAGCGCGCACGCACGTGGCATCGTTCATCGCGATATCAAACCCGATAATCTGTTCATTGTCTCGGACGGAGAGCTGCGCGTTCTCGACTTCGGAATCGCTCGGCGGAGCGATCGCGATGGGAGCGTCACCTTGACCGGTCACATGATCGGTACACCCGCGTTCATGTCACCCGAGCAGGCCATTGGCGATCGCCGAGCCGTCGGGCCTGCGAGCGATGCATGGTCGGTGGGCGCCACGATGTTCACCCTTCTGTCGGGCCAATTCGTGCACGAGACCGAGAGCAGCGCCGGGCAGCTTGCCGCGGCAGCGACCCGTCAGGCCCGTTCACTGGGAGACGTGGCTCCGCATTTGCCGCTTTCGATCGCGCGCTTCGTCGACAAGGCCCTCGCGTTCGATCCCAAGGACCGATGGCCTTCGGCGCATTCGATGCGCGAGGGATTGCACGCGAGCCTGGAAGGCATTCTCAACGAGCCAATGGCGACGATTGCCAGCCGCGTGCATGCGAAGTTCGCAGCCGATTTGGCGCACCAGACCGAGGCGACCTATGCCAAACAGTCGTTGCGGCAGCAGGACCTGAAATCGCATGTGCGGACTCCGGTTCGCCCCTGGATGCGATTCGTTCATTCGGATCTCGAGGTGAGCGCTTACCTGCCGAAGTTCTTCGGCGCCATGACGGGAACGGCGAGCCGTATCCTTGCCGACCACGGACTGGGTCAATTTGCCGACACCGGCTGGTTCGTTCCCGATACGCGTCCCTGGTGGCCCATGGAGCCCTACGTTCTGGTGCTCCACGAATTGATGGACGCGGTGGGTCCCATCAAGGCCATCGATATTGGCAAGCAAAAGGTGCAATACGTCCACCTCCCGCCCGATCTCGGAGTGCACGATATTCACGCGATGATGGCCGCGGTCGATGCCGCATACCATTTGAACCATCGCCGAAACGGTGAGCCTTTGTTCGACATCGCCTCAGGTCGCATGGTCGACATCATTGGCCACTATCATTACCGCGGTCGATTCGATACGGAGCAGTCCATCGCGATGGAGTGCGAAAACCCGTACCCGTGCGAGCTCGATCTGGGCATCCTCCTGGGCTTCGCGCGCCGCTTCGAACCGCGCGCCGTCGTCGAGCATGCTCCAGGGCCTTGCCGCAAAGAAGGCGCCGAAAGCTGCACGTACCACGTCACCTGGTGGTGA
- a CDS encoding sigma 54-interacting transcriptional regulator, with protein sequence MGPSARLVVARGPDAGAQLVVNQHVKIVGRSREAHLVLTDATVSRHHFHVHATEHGVYVRACEGAAPLLIHEQEVLEADVSIGDAIVVGDTVMVVVRALDEDAAAGPVSYRGTTMNLPAVFDGDAAEARGLAAVFALNRAIANVESHSQLETALDGWARVHLACTGATFGTAGDANEADRPPPSASMAEEPIIESRDGGLALLVPCPGAPTGWIVFTTNESADRVRDSMHRLLVLAGALCASRFAQMAVLREREEERDTYRRRVEGTARTFAGVSTGAREVARAISKLSISDYAVLLFGESGTGKSFVARLIHESGPRKNEPLRIVDCAAVRDGILENALEGGTLVLDEIGDLPLADQAKLLHALEHSTPLQARIIGTTKRDLAVLIDEGSFRRDLYFHISSVTHRIPPLRERPEDIAMIARQIVDDLAASGAGRACGFSEGAIDALRRYAWPGNVRELRVVIEHALILCDGPVLEPKDFPSLTTR encoded by the coding sequence GGCCGCTCGCGCGAGGCACATCTCGTGCTCACGGATGCCACGGTATCGCGGCATCATTTTCACGTTCACGCCACCGAACATGGCGTGTACGTGCGTGCTTGCGAAGGCGCGGCACCGCTGCTGATTCACGAGCAGGAGGTTCTCGAGGCCGACGTGAGCATCGGCGATGCCATCGTCGTCGGGGATACCGTAATGGTCGTCGTTCGCGCTCTCGACGAGGACGCCGCGGCAGGCCCCGTCTCGTACCGCGGGACAACGATGAATCTCCCCGCCGTTTTCGATGGGGATGCCGCCGAGGCGCGAGGGCTCGCGGCGGTGTTTGCCCTCAATCGCGCGATCGCGAATGTGGAGAGCCATTCGCAGCTGGAAACGGCATTGGATGGGTGGGCGCGCGTGCATCTGGCATGCACGGGCGCGACCTTTGGCACGGCGGGTGACGCGAACGAAGCGGACAGGCCGCCTCCTTCTGCGAGCATGGCGGAGGAGCCCATTATCGAGTCACGCGATGGCGGATTGGCGCTCCTCGTCCCATGCCCCGGAGCACCAACCGGCTGGATAGTGTTTACGACGAACGAATCCGCGGATCGCGTCCGAGACTCGATGCATCGATTGCTCGTCCTTGCCGGCGCGCTGTGTGCATCTCGGTTTGCGCAAATGGCCGTGCTGCGGGAGCGAGAGGAAGAACGGGACACCTACCGACGGAGGGTCGAGGGCACCGCACGCACGTTCGCCGGTGTATCGACCGGCGCGCGCGAGGTCGCCCGAGCCATTTCGAAACTGTCGATCTCGGATTATGCCGTTCTTTTGTTTGGCGAGAGCGGCACCGGCAAAAGCTTCGTCGCGCGCCTCATTCACGAATCGGGACCACGCAAGAACGAGCCATTGCGAATCGTCGATTGCGCCGCCGTGAGGGACGGCATTTTGGAAAATGCCTTGGAGGGTGGCACCCTCGTTTTGGACGAGATTGGCGATTTACCATTGGCCGATCAGGCAAAACTGCTTCACGCACTGGAACACTCGACCCCATTGCAAGCGCGAATCATCGGCACGACGAAGCGCGACCTCGCCGTGTTGATCGACGAAGGGTCGTTCCGTCGTGATTTGTATTTTCACATTTCGTCCGTGACGCACAGGATTCCGCCCTTGCGCGAGCGCCCCGAGGACATCGCCATGATCGCTCGGCAGATCGTGGACGATCTCGCGGCGAGCGGCGCCGGCCGCGCATGCGGCTTCTCCGAGGGAGCCATCGACGCACTCCGTCGTTACGCGTGGCCGGGCAACGTCCGCGAGCTGCGCGTGGTCATCGAGCACGCGCTCATTTTGTGCGACGGCCCGGTATTGGAGCCCAAAGACTTTCCATCGCTCACCACCAGGTGA